One genomic segment of Phycisphaerae bacterium includes these proteins:
- a CDS encoding alpha/beta hydrolase, whose product MTRYHTRLTTTLALACGFLLAGCQQELMPTPNLYIGAKDNPFQAVPPALQSSRIEVIYATDRLPVQDKKAGLRYGHERSKSLAFGSCTVEIGRNLSWDDLVRESRTQRRGRSLPLNMAEISELGRFPSVPDLAGIHGATFEESPESVAKRSENERRLVALLSERLAKTPRHECYIYVHGFSNTFENAAFVMAGLWHFMGHTGVPIIYTWPAGSPEGALGGYSHDSESGQFTGYHLRQFLRTVASCPDLEKMHLIAHSRGTDVLTTALRELNLECRAAGKQTRSELKLGNVILAAADLDFEVTSQRITAELLPLVPERMTVYVSPTDRAIGVADVLFGSKRRIGQLRWDDLNPEQRKVLNAISQMQIVDARVNTGFLGHSYFHASPAVSSDVILLLRDNRDPGIENGRPLTRRGDSFWEIDDKYLAGPGK is encoded by the coding sequence ATGACAAGATACCACACTCGCCTGACGACAACGCTCGCTCTTGCGTGCGGGTTCCTGCTCGCGGGGTGCCAGCAGGAATTGATGCCGACGCCCAATCTGTACATTGGAGCGAAGGACAATCCCTTCCAGGCGGTGCCGCCGGCGCTGCAGAGCAGCCGGATCGAGGTGATCTACGCGACCGACCGGCTGCCGGTGCAGGACAAGAAGGCCGGGCTGCGGTATGGACATGAGCGGTCCAAGTCGCTCGCGTTCGGGTCGTGTACCGTCGAGATCGGCCGGAATCTGTCCTGGGACGATCTGGTTCGCGAGAGCCGCACGCAACGGCGGGGCAGGAGTCTTCCGCTGAACATGGCGGAGATCAGCGAACTTGGCCGCTTTCCCTCCGTTCCCGACCTTGCGGGCATCCACGGAGCCACTTTCGAGGAAAGCCCGGAGTCTGTCGCGAAACGGTCGGAGAACGAGCGGAGACTGGTGGCGCTTCTGTCGGAGCGTCTGGCGAAAACGCCTCGTCATGAGTGCTACATCTACGTGCATGGTTTCAGCAACACCTTCGAGAACGCCGCGTTCGTCATGGCGGGCCTGTGGCACTTCATGGGGCACACCGGCGTTCCGATCATCTACACATGGCCGGCGGGTTCTCCCGAAGGCGCGCTTGGCGGCTATTCACACGACAGCGAATCGGGCCAGTTCACAGGATACCACCTGAGGCAGTTCCTGCGGACGGTCGCTTCCTGCCCGGACCTCGAGAAGATGCACCTGATCGCGCACAGCAGAGGAACGGATGTGCTCACCACGGCGCTCCGCGAACTCAATCTCGAATGCCGAGCGGCCGGCAAGCAGACGCGGTCCGAACTCAAACTGGGCAACGTGATTCTGGCAGCGGCGGATCTTGACTTCGAGGTGACCAGTCAGAGGATTACCGCCGAACTTCTCCCCCTGGTTCCCGAACGCATGACCGTCTACGTGTCCCCCACGGACCGGGCGATCGGAGTTGCGGATGTCCTCTTCGGCAGCAAGCGCCGTATCGGGCAGCTCAGGTGGGACGACCTGAACCCTGAGCAGCGGAAGGTCCTGAACGCCATTTCTCAGATGCAGATCGTCGACGCTCGCGTGAACACGGGCTTTCTGGGGCATAGCTACTTCCACGCCAGCCCGGCCGTCAGCTCCGACGTCATCCTCCTTCTTCGTGACAACCGCGATCCGGGAATCGAGAACGGACGGCCATTGACCAGACGCGGCGACAGCTTCTGGGAGATCGACGACAAGTATCTTGCCGGCCCGGGCAAATGA